Genomic segment of Synechococcus sp. A18-25c:
CAGTCGTCGTCGCCTCGCCGGCCAGCGTGTTCTCGCGCATGTGCCCACCTTCAATTTGGAAACCGGCGAACATAAGCCCGTGACGGCTGCGCGCCGTTTCATTGCTGAGGGTGCCCTCGTTCCTCCGGCGCTACTGTTCGTACGTCGTAATGAGCACACCACCGACCGTTTCTTCTGGGGAGAGAAAGGTCTGTTCAGCGCTCAATACGCCGAAGAGAACCACTTCTTGTTCCCCTCGCTCCGCAGCATTGTCGACAAGGTGGGTGAAGAGGTCATCTTCGAAGGTCTGGAGCTTGCTTCCGATGACTGGGAAGAGATGGAAGAGTACGAATACGCTTTCGTTTGACCCAGAAACTCTGTCACTGACGAACCCCTGGGATCCCCTCCAGGCTGATCTAACTCAGCCAGGAGGAGATCATCCAGACCATTGCCTGCTCCGCTTGCTGCGGGATCGCATGGCCTCCAGGAAAGTTCATCAAGTGACAGTCGACGGACGATCCCTCCTTCAGTTCCGCCTGCAGATTTGCGGATGCTTCTGGTGGAACCACCTCGTCATTCAGACCGTGCAAGAGCAGCACAGGGGGGCGCCATTGGGGAGCCTTCCAGTTCGGATGGCCGTAGGCGCTGCAACCAATCACGCCGGCCAACGGCAAGTTGCAGCCTGCGTGAACGGCCATGGCGCCTCCCTGTGAAAAACCGATCAACACTGTTCTTGATAGTGGAATCGGTGTTTGCTCGAGTGCCTCAAGACGTTGCTGTAGCTGCTCAACGGCTGGTGATACAGCCTGCCAATCGCCAGGGAACAATCCGTACCACTGTCGCCCCATGCCACCGGGATGCGGCTCGGGAGCAGGCAAGCCCAGGCAATCAATCGAGAATGGCAGTTGTGCGCTCAGTGCAGCGCCGAGGGGCATCAGATCATCTGCATCGGCACCCCATCCATGCAGAAGCACCAGTCGTGCCGTGGCTGGAGGCATGGTGGCCTGAAGCACGGAATCGGGCATGGGGGCGTGTCCTGTTGCTGCGTAGGTTGGCCCAAGGTCTGTTCCGTGTCCTGCTGCCATGGCTCCCATTGCGCTGCTGAGCGTTTCCGACAAGCGCGGGCTGGTGCCGCTTGCCGAAGCTCTGCATCACCGTTTTGGTTATCAGCTGTTGTCCAGCGGTGGCACGGCCAAGGTGCTTCAAGATGTCGGACTTCCCGTCACGAAGGTGGCTGATCACACTGGTGCACCTGAAATTCTGGGTGGCCGCGTCAAGACCCTCCATCCCCGTATCCATGGCGGAATCCTGGCCCGACGCGGCGATGCAGCCCATGAGGCTGATCTGGTCGCACAGAAGATCGATCCAATCGATGTGGTGGTCGTCAACCTTTATCCATTTCGCGAAACTGTCGCTGATCCCGCCGTCAGCTGGGATAAGGCCATCGAGAACATCGACATCGGCGGCCCCACCATGGTTCGCTCAGCTGCCAAGAACCATGAGCATGTGGCAGTGCTCACCGATCCTGATCAGTACGACAGGGTCCTGGCAGCGTTAGAGGCTTCAGGCGGCGTTCTTAGTCCCTCCGTCCGCCGGCAACTGGCGCTTGAGGCGTTTGCGCATACAGCGGCCTACGACGCGGCCATCACCCGCTGGATGCAAGCCCGACCGGAACTGGATCTGGAGCCAGAGACGTCGGACGCGGCTCTGCCCTGGCTGGAGGCGCTGCCTTTGCGTCAACAGCTGCGCTATGGCGAAAACCCACATCAGAAAGCCGGCTGGTTTAGCGCTGAGACATCAGGCTGGGGTGGTGCTGTTCAGCTGCAGGGCAAGGAGCTGAGCACCAACAATCTGCTGGATCTGGAGGCCGCTCTGGCCACCGTGCGTGAGTTCGGTTACGGCAGCGGGGGGCTCCATCCCGCTAGGCGTCCAGCGGCGGTGGTGGTTAAGCACACCAATCCGTGCGGAGTGGCCATCGGCGATGGCACAGCCATCGCGCTCACCCGTGCGTTGGATGCCGATCGTGTCAGTGCCTTCGGCGGCATCGTTGCATTGAACGGATGTGTGGATGCTGCTGCAGCCAAGGAGCTCACCAGTCTGTTCCTGGAATGCGTCGTTGCTCCTTCATTTGCACCTGAAGCCCGCGAGATTCTCTCTACCAAGGGCAATCTGCGCTTGTTGGAGTTAGCTCCCGAAGCCATTGATGTAGCTGGGCGCGATCAGGTTCGCAGCATCCTCGGTGGGGTGCTTGTGCAGGATCTCGATGATGAACTGGTCACACCTGACGACTGGACCGTGGCCACTGACCGGGCACCCACTGCGACGGAGCGGGATGATCTCTGCTTCGCCTGGCAGCTGGTTCGACATGTGCGCTCCAATGCCATCGT
This window contains:
- a CDS encoding DUF3155 domain-containing protein, which translates into the protein MSKKRKRISRRRLAGQRVLAHVPTFNLETGEHKPVTAARRFIAEGALVPPALLFVRRNEHTTDRFFWGEKGLFSAQYAEENHFLFPSLRSIVDKVGEEVIFEGLELASDDWEEMEEYEYAFV
- a CDS encoding alpha/beta hydrolase, with protein sequence MPDSVLQATMPPATARLVLLHGWGADADDLMPLGAALSAQLPFSIDCLGLPAPEPHPGGMGRQWYGLFPGDWQAVSPAVEQLQQRLEALEQTPIPLSRTVLIGFSQGGAMAVHAGCNLPLAGVIGCSAYGHPNWKAPQWRPPVLLLHGLNDEVVPPEASANLQAELKEGSSVDCHLMNFPGGHAIPQQAEQAMVWMISSWLS
- the purH gene encoding bifunctional phosphoribosylaminoimidazolecarboxamide formyltransferase/IMP cyclohydrolase, which gives rise to MAPIALLSVSDKRGLVPLAEALHHRFGYQLLSSGGTAKVLQDVGLPVTKVADHTGAPEILGGRVKTLHPRIHGGILARRGDAAHEADLVAQKIDPIDVVVVNLYPFRETVADPAVSWDKAIENIDIGGPTMVRSAAKNHEHVAVLTDPDQYDRVLAALEASGGVLSPSVRRQLALEAFAHTAAYDAAITRWMQARPELDLEPETSDAALPWLEALPLRQQLRYGENPHQKAGWFSAETSGWGGAVQLQGKELSTNNLLDLEAALATVREFGYGSGGLHPARRPAAVVVKHTNPCGVAIGDGTAIALTRALDADRVSAFGGIVALNGCVDAAAAKELTSLFLECVVAPSFAPEAREILSTKGNLRLLELAPEAIDVAGRDQVRSILGGVLVQDLDDELVTPDDWTVATDRAPTATERDDLCFAWQLVRHVRSNAIVVARDGQSLGVGAGQMNRVGSARIALEAAGDRAQGAVLASDGFFPFDDTVRLAAENGITAVIHPGGSKRDDDSIRACNELGVAMLLTGRRHFLH